A single genomic interval of Legionella israelensis harbors:
- a CDS encoding class I SAM-dependent methyltransferase has translation MMGELLYLDYHLVQNIHLVGFDYDGETLKDAHELAKKRSLLPFVELHQLNAWDLNISNRFDLISSNGLTIYEPNDKKVLALYGLFHQALKEGGKLVTSFLTPPPTLSEHCEWEMSQIDENALLLQKILFADIINAKWQCFRSTEQTRSQLESVGFRQIRFIYDKAHLFPTVVAYK, from the coding sequence ATGATGGGTGAACTTTTGTATCTGGATTACCATTTGGTTCAAAACATTCATCTTGTCGGCTTTGATTATGACGGAGAAACTCTCAAAGATGCACATGAGCTTGCTAAAAAGCGGTCTTTGCTTCCTTTTGTTGAATTGCATCAGTTGAACGCATGGGATTTAAACATCAGCAATCGTTTTGATTTGATTTCCAGTAATGGTTTGACCATCTATGAGCCAAATGACAAGAAAGTCCTGGCTTTATATGGACTTTTCCATCAAGCTTTGAAGGAGGGTGGAAAGCTGGTCACCAGTTTCCTGACACCACCACCCACCCTTAGTGAGCACTGTGAATGGGAAATGTCTCAAATCGATGAAAACGCGCTGTTATTACAAAAAATCCTTTTTGCAGATATCATTAATGCCAAATGGCAGTGTTTTCGCTCTACAGAACAAACACGATCCCAACTGGAATCCGTTGGTTTTCGTCAAATAAGATTTATATATGACAAAGCGCACTTATTCCCGACTGTCGTAGCTTACAAATGA
- a CDS encoding DJ-1/PfpI family protein: MLYWKFSKKKRNKAIHFLKTLENSGLNDPLKATEIAGNESQLESYSGLFIPGGHAPMTDIVFENWFDSNEFNHSTGEILSHFHMHRKPTAAICHGVAALAAAPEHGGKWLYNGYQMTCITMMAEWLAEDMPFFKTLKGHMRDYPTHMLQRKGAIIQQKNIPFLSQVVEDQELITAQDPFAAEELGKQLKIKIDNYLHEKK; the protein is encoded by the coding sequence TTGCTGTACTGGAAATTTTCAAAAAAGAAACGCAATAAAGCCATTCATTTTCTTAAGACACTTGAAAATTCAGGCTTAAATGATCCACTGAAAGCCACTGAGATAGCTGGCAATGAAAGTCAACTGGAATCTTACAGCGGTTTATTCATTCCAGGCGGTCATGCACCAATGACAGACATTGTGTTTGAGAATTGGTTTGATTCTAACGAATTTAATCATAGCACCGGCGAAATTCTCAGCCATTTTCACATGCACCGAAAACCCACCGCAGCCATTTGTCATGGTGTCGCTGCTCTTGCAGCCGCTCCAGAACATGGTGGAAAATGGTTGTATAATGGTTATCAGATGACTTGTATTACCATGATGGCAGAATGGTTAGCTGAAGATATGCCTTTTTTTAAAACACTAAAAGGTCATATGCGCGATTATCCAACACATATGCTGCAACGTAAAGGAGCAATCATTCAACAAAAAAACATTCCTTTTCTTAGTCAGGTTGTAGAAGACCAAGAGTTAATAACAGCGCAAGATCCCTTTGCGGCAGAAGAGCTCGGCAAACAATTAAAAATTAAAATAGATAATTATTTACACGAAAAAAAGTAA
- a CDS encoding MerR family transcriptional regulator codes for MFKIGEVAKRTGVSIRSLRHYDSIGLLSPTGYSDSGYRLYNKQNLMRLQQIVALKQMGFSLKTIKEMFEKDSISLQKTMDIHLTFLKEQFIQQKQIYQQVKHVCDLMSNKHEVSIEEICQTVESIKMLEKYYTSEQLQALKKRSFHLDEKKGQEYAKAWYAIFNSLDDLRQQGVDPSDAKTRPYALKSRELLSEFTQGDKGIEESLHTMYEEEGGSQMLRNHGLDVSDETYQYYQLVLEAHVK; via the coding sequence GTGTTTAAAATTGGTGAAGTTGCAAAAAGAACAGGTGTTTCTATTCGAAGTTTGCGTCACTATGATTCCATAGGATTATTATCTCCTACTGGTTATAGTGATTCAGGGTATCGACTATATAACAAGCAAAATCTGATGCGTTTACAGCAAATCGTTGCGCTAAAGCAAATGGGGTTTTCGCTGAAAACCATTAAGGAGATGTTTGAAAAAGACAGTATCTCACTGCAAAAAACGATGGATATACACTTAACCTTCTTAAAGGAGCAATTCATCCAGCAAAAGCAAATTTATCAGCAAGTCAAACACGTATGTGATTTGATGAGTAACAAACATGAAGTCTCCATTGAAGAAATCTGTCAAACCGTGGAGTCGATTAAAATGTTAGAAAAATATTATACCTCTGAACAATTGCAAGCCTTAAAAAAACGCAGCTTTCATTTGGATGAAAAAAAAGGACAGGAATATGCCAAAGCCTGGTATGCCATTTTCAATAGCCTTGATGATTTAAGACAACAGGGTGTGGATCCCTCAGATGCAAAAACCAGACCTTATGCCTTGAAATCCCGTGAGCTCTTATCCGAATTTACACAGGGGGATAAAGGTATAGAAGAAAGTCTTCATACGATGTATGAAGAAGAGGGTGGTAGCCAAATGCTGCGTAATCATGGATTGGATGTTAGTGATGAAACCTATCAGTACTATCAGCTGGTTTTAGAGGCCCATGTGAAATAA
- a CDS encoding IS256 family transposase, translated as MTDYNITVGKELLPELLSSQDGLAKLVEGVLNQVLEAQVSESLGADKHERSGERIGYRNGYRPRQLYTRVGPVTLQVPQTRDGSFSTDIFKRYQRSEQAFVLALMEMVVNGVSTRKVNNITEELCGASFSKSTVSQLCSGLDARVRAFNERRFDGDNYPFIMVDAMFIKCRDGDRVVSRAALTISGIRSDGYREILGLRIGDTESYATWDEAFKWLKSRGLKGVMYVVSDQHAGLVEAARKHFQGATWQRCQVHLMRNILGHCSVRHRKDVAEKAKLVFQAPDMEEARRRRDDFIDAFEKKAPKSVTCLEEAFDDAMVVMALPEKYRKRLRTTNMQERINEEIRRRERVIRIFPNDDSAWRLIGALLAEQNEQWQSRRYLNMDEFNDWLAENEAGKSNVVGMNALTK; from the coding sequence ATGACGGATTACAATATTACAGTTGGAAAGGAATTGCTTCCAGAACTTTTATCAAGCCAGGATGGGCTCGCAAAGCTTGTTGAAGGTGTATTGAATCAGGTATTGGAGGCACAGGTGTCAGAAAGTCTGGGAGCAGACAAGCATGAACGTTCAGGTGAACGTATAGGCTATCGTAACGGTTACCGTCCAAGACAACTATACACTCGTGTGGGACCAGTCACTCTTCAAGTGCCGCAGACACGTGATGGCTCTTTTTCTACCGATATTTTTAAGCGCTATCAACGCAGTGAGCAGGCTTTTGTATTGGCTCTGATGGAAATGGTTGTTAATGGCGTATCAACCAGAAAAGTTAATAACATTACTGAAGAACTTTGCGGTGCTAGTTTTTCAAAGTCAACCGTCAGTCAACTGTGTTCTGGTCTTGATGCAAGAGTCAGAGCCTTCAACGAGCGTCGGTTTGATGGTGACAACTACCCATTTATCATGGTTGATGCGATGTTTATCAAGTGTCGTGATGGTGACAGAGTCGTGTCTCGAGCAGCCTTGACCATCTCGGGTATCAGAAGTGATGGCTACCGTGAAATACTGGGCCTTCGCATTGGTGACACTGAGAGCTATGCTACATGGGATGAAGCGTTTAAATGGCTAAAATCTCGTGGGCTAAAAGGCGTGATGTATGTTGTGTCAGACCAGCATGCAGGGCTTGTGGAAGCGGCTAGAAAGCACTTTCAAGGTGCAACCTGGCAACGATGCCAAGTTCACTTGATGCGCAACATCCTCGGGCACTGCTCTGTCAGACACCGCAAAGATGTTGCTGAAAAGGCAAAGCTTGTTTTTCAGGCACCTGATATGGAAGAAGCCAGGCGTAGACGCGATGATTTTATTGATGCCTTTGAGAAAAAAGCACCAAAATCAGTTACCTGCCTTGAGGAGGCTTTTGACGATGCCATGGTAGTTATGGCGTTGCCGGAGAAATACAGGAAGCGACTTCGCACCACCAACATGCAAGAGCGAATTAACGAGGAAATCAGGCGCCGAGAACGAGTGATAAGGATATTTCCTAATGATGATTCTGCATGGCGGCTGATTGGCGCTTTATTAGCTGAACAAAACGAGCAGTGGCAATCAAGGCGTTATCTTAATATGGACGAATTTAATGACTGGCTGGCTGAGAATGAAGCCGGAAAGTCTAATGTTGTAGGGATGAATGCTTTGACTAAATAA
- a CDS encoding MgtC/SapB family protein, with amino-acid sequence MLELLQPFFLSLAAGLIIGIERERKLVKSSKAIGLRTFILFSLLGTLVAKINQPTLTLSLSLFIFASLLISYYRATESHEKAGEIGVTTEMAAAMVFMLGYLMYEQMLLASCLTTALFLILYGRSSLHEFAREKITAKEIEASITIVIISLAVISFLPNRIVDPWQLFNPQKAGIIIMILAMMQFGGYIAIRLFGQNLGMVLLGFFGGLISSTAVFATIAEAERNKKYISYQRIVAAIFATIASLIAFVVVIAVVDLRLLQYIIWPLISAIFMGTLISYVIFGKKNHSKINIIQTNPLDFKAILKLALIIIGVLLLISLTKKYLGPGALPYAAFITGLFDIHGMAYALAVLFSNGLLTLAESTELLAITAGASFISKFALIWIIAHNRFSTLLSLFLIAMLAAGSTAYFFIMVQLPS; translated from the coding sequence ATGCTGGAATTATTGCAACCTTTTTTTCTTTCTTTAGCAGCCGGCCTTATTATCGGTATAGAGCGCGAACGCAAACTTGTTAAGAGCTCTAAAGCTATTGGGCTAAGGACTTTTATTCTTTTCTCTCTTCTCGGTACATTGGTCGCTAAAATCAATCAACCTACCCTGACACTGAGCCTAAGTCTGTTTATTTTTGCCAGCTTGCTTATCAGTTATTACCGCGCCACCGAATCTCACGAAAAAGCCGGCGAGATTGGCGTTACTACAGAAATGGCTGCTGCTATGGTTTTTATGCTTGGTTATTTAATGTATGAACAAATGCTCTTAGCCAGCTGTCTTACAACCGCCTTATTTTTAATTTTGTATGGGCGAAGCAGCTTACATGAATTTGCCAGAGAGAAAATTACCGCCAAAGAAATAGAAGCTTCCATCACCATTGTCATCATTTCTCTTGCGGTTATTTCTTTCTTACCTAACCGCATCGTTGATCCCTGGCAATTATTTAACCCGCAAAAAGCCGGAATCATCATCATGATACTTGCTATGATGCAGTTTGGTGGTTATATCGCTATTAGGCTTTTTGGACAAAATCTAGGTATGGTCTTGCTGGGCTTTTTTGGCGGACTCATTTCATCAACCGCTGTTTTTGCCACCATTGCCGAGGCAGAACGTAACAAAAAATATATTTCCTATCAAAGAATTGTTGCCGCTATTTTTGCCACCATTGCTTCTCTTATTGCTTTTGTGGTTGTTATTGCTGTGGTTGACCTGAGATTACTTCAATACATTATCTGGCCATTAATCAGTGCAATTTTTATGGGCACTTTAATATCTTATGTCATTTTTGGTAAAAAAAATCATTCAAAAATTAACATCATTCAAACCAATCCTCTGGATTTCAAAGCAATTCTTAAATTGGCACTTATCATCATCGGCGTCTTATTGCTAATAAGCCTAACCAAAAAGTATCTTGGCCCAGGAGCATTGCCTTATGCAGCCTTTATCACTGGATTATTTGATATTCACGGAATGGCCTATGCTCTTGCTGTACTGTTCAGTAATGGTCTGTTAACTCTGGCAGAATCCACGGAATTACTCGCCATTACAGCGGGAGCAAGCTTTATATCAAAATTTGCTTTAATATGGATAATTGCCCACAATCGCTTTTCAACCCTGCTCAGTTTATTTCTTATCGCTATGTTAGCTGCAGGAAGTACGGCTTATTTTTTTATAATGGTTCAACTACCTTCCTAG
- a CDS encoding ISAs1 family transposase encodes MLESTRKFGKNQYLFHCFLSIEDPRVGGRCTYSLLTILIIVLCGLICGCDSWKAMEIFARSRKRWLSQFIDVSEGLPSHHTLARVFSLIDPLEFERCLSSWIEGISQFFMDELIAIDGKTSRGSSYQRGHKKATHLVNAYSPRLSVTLGSTVTPDKSNEIKGIPILLKALSIKDKVITIDAMGTQKGIANLIRLKQAHYVLALKKNHKRMHRKVDNLFQKADSLNYKAMVFQQKDTNNYDHSRFEERTYTVLPAMYLPSCGQQWKDLSAYIRVQSTRHLPTGDIETATRYYMTSLPYKKHNLMRQAIRDHWKIENGLHYKLDVGMNEDQCPIYRGCADINLSIMRKIVLKLLTQDTSNQDGIALKRMKAALSTQYLKKVIGF; translated from the coding sequence GTGTTAGAAAGTACGCGTAAATTTGGAAAAAATCAATATTTGTTTCATTGTTTCCTATCCATTGAGGACCCACGTGTTGGAGGGCGTTGCACGTATTCACTTTTAACGATACTGATTATTGTTTTATGCGGATTAATATGTGGCTGTGACAGTTGGAAAGCCATGGAGATTTTTGCCAGGAGCCGCAAGCGCTGGTTAAGCCAATTTATTGACGTCAGTGAAGGTTTGCCAAGCCATCACACATTGGCACGGGTATTTTCTCTGATTGACCCTTTAGAATTTGAGCGTTGTTTAAGTTCATGGATAGAAGGAATCAGTCAATTTTTTATGGATGAGCTGATTGCGATTGATGGTAAGACAAGTCGTGGCTCCTCTTATCAAAGGGGCCATAAGAAGGCGACCCATCTGGTGAATGCTTACTCCCCACGCTTATCCGTGACCCTTGGCAGCACGGTTACACCTGACAAGTCTAATGAAATAAAGGGGATACCTATACTATTAAAGGCGCTCAGTATCAAAGATAAGGTGATAACGATTGATGCAATGGGAACGCAAAAGGGAATTGCCAATTTAATACGTCTCAAACAAGCTCATTATGTGCTTGCTTTAAAAAAGAATCATAAACGCATGCACCGAAAGGTGGATAACCTCTTTCAAAAAGCGGATTCCTTAAATTACAAGGCCATGGTTTTCCAACAAAAAGACACCAATAATTATGACCACAGCCGTTTTGAAGAAAGAACATACACCGTATTACCAGCCATGTACCTTCCTTCCTGCGGTCAACAATGGAAAGATTTAAGCGCCTATATCCGTGTGCAATCCACGCGGCATCTACCCACAGGAGACATTGAAACGGCTACACGTTACTACATGACATCCCTGCCTTATAAAAAACACAACTTAATGCGTCAGGCAATTCGCGACCATTGGAAAATAGAAAATGGCTTGCACTACAAGTTAGATGTCGGGATGAATGAAGACCAATGTCCGATATATCGTGGATGCGCTGATATAAATTTAAGCATTATGCGTAAAATAGTCCTTAAATTATTAACCCAGGATACTTCAAACCAAGATGGCATCGCTTTAAAACGAATGAAAGCTGCCCTTTCTACTCAATATTTGAAAAAAGTGATTGGATTTTGA
- a CDS encoding AMP-binding protein, whose amino-acid sequence MNTTNMEYSVCHLLLKNERERGEEIYLRQPYEGHWYELTWKEVMQKARQVAAFLSEKGLKRGDHVAIISKNCAEWFIADYGIALAGMVNIPLFSNQNQENIEYILHHGEVKLVFVGKLDNPQQIRRYIPDSYKTVSFGYHEDLSVDYQWRDILASEPLKDIIPPQPDDLYTIIYSSGTSATPKGAMYTHQLVANYLALYCEDIKRISDVEHYRLLSYLPLAHVYERSAIQLGSLTISCTVSFVESLEKFADNLREVQPTLFTAVPRIWGVFKHKIEQKIPAKKLNILLKIPLLSSLIKKKIRSQLGLKECTNCFSGASHLPTEIADFFEKLDIIIQEGYGQTENMAYATFSELENNRKGYVGSPRLGVEIKLGEEKELLMRSDCLMKGYFKDEEKSKETFTEDGWLKTGDIVEIDEKNRVKILGRLSEVFKNQKGEFINPVPIEKAFGASDFIEHLCLVGKELPHNIMLVNLSEEGKKADKEDVKESFKKRMRSVNSKLRSYEKISHVLVISDEWSIDNNFLTPTLKVKRRTVESEYDEAIKNTVKENHKAVVWH is encoded by the coding sequence ATGAATACGACCAACATGGAATATTCTGTTTGCCATTTATTGCTGAAAAATGAACGTGAAAGAGGGGAGGAAATTTATCTGAGGCAACCTTATGAAGGTCATTGGTATGAATTGACCTGGAAAGAGGTAATGCAAAAAGCACGGCAGGTTGCTGCTTTTTTATCCGAGAAAGGCTTAAAACGTGGCGATCATGTTGCTATTATTTCTAAAAATTGTGCGGAGTGGTTTATTGCCGATTATGGGATTGCTTTGGCAGGAATGGTTAATATCCCGCTCTTTTCCAATCAGAACCAGGAGAACATTGAATACATTCTTCATCATGGTGAAGTGAAGCTGGTTTTTGTCGGTAAACTGGATAATCCACAACAGATAAGACGTTATATCCCAGATTCTTATAAAACGGTCAGCTTTGGATATCATGAAGACTTATCTGTGGATTATCAATGGAGGGACATTCTTGCCAGTGAGCCGTTGAAGGATATAATACCTCCACAACCAGATGATTTATATACCATTATTTACTCTTCCGGAACATCAGCTACACCAAAAGGTGCTATGTATACCCATCAGCTTGTCGCCAATTATCTTGCTCTGTATTGTGAGGATATTAAACGGATATCTGATGTTGAGCATTACCGTCTGTTGTCTTATCTACCTTTGGCTCATGTATATGAACGCTCGGCTATTCAGTTGGGCAGCTTAACGATTTCCTGCACAGTTTCATTTGTTGAAAGCCTGGAAAAATTCGCCGATAACCTGCGAGAGGTCCAACCGACTTTATTTACTGCTGTCCCACGAATCTGGGGGGTGTTTAAACATAAGATTGAACAAAAGATACCCGCAAAAAAACTCAATATTTTATTAAAAATTCCTCTGCTTTCGAGCTTGATAAAAAAGAAAATACGTTCACAACTCGGATTAAAAGAATGCACGAACTGTTTTTCAGGCGCTTCGCATCTACCAACAGAAATTGCAGATTTTTTCGAAAAACTGGATATCATTATTCAGGAAGGTTACGGCCAAACTGAAAATATGGCCTATGCGACTTTTTCAGAACTGGAAAACAATCGCAAAGGATATGTGGGCTCTCCGAGACTTGGTGTTGAAATTAAGCTAGGCGAGGAAAAAGAATTACTGATGCGCTCAGACTGTCTGATGAAAGGCTATTTTAAGGATGAAGAAAAGAGTAAAGAGACCTTTACGGAAGATGGGTGGCTGAAGACAGGTGATATAGTCGAAATTGATGAAAAAAATCGTGTAAAAATTTTAGGAAGATTATCGGAAGTCTTTAAAAATCAGAAAGGAGAGTTCATTAATCCTGTTCCTATAGAAAAAGCATTTGGTGCAAGTGATTTTATAGAGCATCTTTGTCTGGTGGGTAAAGAATTACCGCATAATATCATGCTGGTAAATTTGAGTGAAGAAGGAAAAAAAGCAGATAAAGAAGATGTCAAGGAGTCTTTCAAAAAACGCATGCGCAGTGTGAACAGTAAGTTACGCAGCTATGAGAAAATCAGCCATGTTTTGGTGATCAGTGATGAATGGTCCATCGACAACAATTTTTTGACACCAACCTTAAAGGTTAAACGGCGGACGGTGGAATCGGAATATGATGAAGCTATAAAAAATACGGTTAAAGAAAATCATAAGGCTGTGGTTTGGCATTAA
- a CDS encoding IS4 family transposase, whose translation MKYISELVEILGQQLSWHKSRLDCFGQMLLALFMVRSVNLSEIAVAMPGEALIESRYKRVKRFFSGFTFPFEPISRWIYLLFFSQSQSVYLAIDRTNWFWGKAKINIFMLSVCYEGLAIPLFWTLLDKAGTTTAKEQINLISRFIALFGKEPIQGVLADREFPNKALIAWLVEENIPFYLRIKGNMDVCIGKKKFKTSAQLFSHLAPFQQQVFGMRVHVFGQPLYLAGSKNSRDELMIVVTNKNPKNAIACYLRRWEIETLFCALKSRGWRFEETHIVDQSRIEKLIALLAIGFVWAHKIGEGRARLRPIPLKKLRHQKRPQNSFFRLGLDTLRDFLTNFKINSNLFLKYLSCIDIKPMENCF comes from the coding sequence ATGAAATATATCAGCGAGTTGGTGGAAATTTTAGGTCAACAATTATCTTGGCACAAGTCTCGATTGGATTGTTTTGGACAAATGTTATTAGCTTTATTTATGGTACGCAGTGTAAATCTAAGTGAAATTGCAGTGGCAATGCCAGGTGAAGCCTTAATCGAATCACGTTATAAACGAGTAAAACGATTTTTTTCTGGATTTACCTTTCCCTTTGAACCGATTTCTCGCTGGATTTATTTATTATTTTTTTCGCAATCGCAATCAGTCTATCTTGCGATAGACAGAACCAATTGGTTCTGGGGAAAGGCAAAAATCAATATTTTTATGTTATCAGTTTGTTATGAAGGTCTCGCTATCCCCTTGTTTTGGACGCTCTTGGATAAAGCAGGCACGACCACTGCAAAAGAACAAATCAATCTTATTTCTCGCTTTATCGCCCTTTTTGGTAAAGAACCTATTCAAGGTGTTCTAGCCGACCGTGAATTTCCTAATAAAGCGCTTATAGCCTGGCTCGTTGAAGAAAATATCCCTTTCTATTTACGAATTAAGGGCAATATGGATGTCTGTATCGGTAAAAAGAAATTTAAAACTTCGGCACAACTTTTCTCACATCTTGCTCCCTTTCAACAACAGGTATTTGGTATGCGGGTCCATGTCTTTGGGCAGCCTCTCTATTTGGCTGGGAGCAAAAATTCACGTGATGAACTGATGATTGTAGTGACCAATAAAAACCCCAAAAATGCTATTGCATGCTATTTGCGCCGCTGGGAAATTGAAACGCTTTTTTGTGCCTTAAAATCTCGTGGATGGCGGTTTGAAGAAACCCATATAGTCGATCAAAGTCGGATTGAAAAACTTATTGCTCTTCTTGCTATTGGTTTCGTATGGGCTCATAAAATTGGGGAGGGGAGAGCTCGGCTAAGACCAATCCCTCTTAAAAAATTACGTCATCAAAAAAGACCTCAAAATTCGTTCTTTAGGCTGGGTCTTGATACCTTGCGTGATTTTTTAACCAATTTTAAAATCAATTCTAATTTGTTCCTTAAATACTTAAGCTGTATTGATATTAAGCCAATGGAGAATTGCTTTTAA
- a CDS encoding DUF502 domain-containing protein, protein MSLNGKISSIFWRGFLTLLPLYLTLYFLIWLLSSIETTFSKPLILFIGEYYFPGLGLFTAFLFILFIGLIMKMYVAQAINKLVNSILNKLPLVGEIYNSIQNLTKYLSSSDKIEGKEAVMVHVESMDLKLIGIVTRKDFEDAPEGIGNAKMVSVYLPMSYQIGGFTVYVPKKSITTINMTQNEALKWVFFGGIKNEEKK, encoded by the coding sequence ATGAGCCTTAATGGAAAAATATCATCGATATTCTGGAGAGGATTTTTAACGTTATTGCCTCTCTATCTGACGTTATATTTTCTAATCTGGCTGCTTTCCAGCATTGAAACCACGTTCAGCAAACCCTTAATCCTTTTTATAGGCGAGTATTATTTTCCTGGTCTCGGGCTTTTTACCGCTTTTCTTTTTATCTTGTTTATCGGATTAATAATGAAAATGTATGTAGCTCAGGCCATTAATAAACTGGTGAACAGCATTCTCAACAAGTTGCCCTTAGTAGGAGAAATTTATAATTCCATTCAAAATTTAACTAAATATTTGTCCTCTTCGGATAAAATCGAAGGTAAGGAAGCCGTGATGGTTCATGTAGAAAGCATGGATCTTAAATTAATTGGAATTGTCACACGCAAAGATTTTGAGGATGCGCCTGAGGGAATTGGCAATGCCAAGATGGTATCGGTTTATTTGCCCATGAGTTACCAGATTGGAGGTTTTACCGTCTACGTTCCCAAAAAGTCGATAACAACCATTAACATGACACAGAACGAAGCCTTAAAATGGGTGTTTTTTGGCGGCATTAAAAACGAAGAAAAAAAATGA